GTTTGGGGGAAGAGTATCACTCATAATGTGAGTGCATCTCTAATACAACGAATAGCCAAGTCAACATCCTCTTTTGTGGTGGATTTGCCCAAGCTCATACGGATGGAGGAACTAAGCCGGTTTTGATCTTGCGTGATGGCACTCATCACATGCGAGGGAAGACCCGAGCCGGAAGCGCAGGCCGAGCCGCTGGAAACAGCAATTTGTGGCATACGCTGGATAAGATCGGTATTGGTAACCCCACCTAGACTAAAATGAATATTATTGGGCAAGCGCATGGTGGGATGCCCGTTAAGCGTAAATCCTTTAAGAGAGGAAAGCTCTTTAATCATATAATCCCGTAGCTCGGTTAAGCGTACACTTTCGGTTTTGTAATTGATGAGTGACAATTCGAGCGCGCGCGTTAACCCCACAATAGAGGCTGTATCTAGCGTGCCCGAACGCATTCCTTGCTGATGGCCCCCACCATGAAAAAGTGGTTTGATAGACGATAATTTTACGCGAGGCCCCAGCACCAGTGCGCCTACTCCTTTAGGGCCGTAAATTTTATGGCCCGAAAAACTCATCATATCAAAAAGTAAATCGGTATACGAAAAATGGATTTTTCCAAGTGCCTGTACGGCATCGGTGTGAAACAAAATATTTTTTTCACGGCAAATTTCGGCAATTTCCCTTATGGGTTCAATAGTTCCAATTTCGTTATTGGCAGCCATGATACTGATCAAGGCTGTTTCGGGTGTGATGGCGGCTTCCA
This portion of the bacterium genome encodes:
- a CDS encoding cysteine desulfurase codes for the protein MKRPLYLDYNATTPLDPAVLADMLPYFTEKFGNSSSGSHIYGLEAQVTIDHCRKKIAELLNFPHPDHIIFTSGATEANNLALKGLAHGAKSKIHLITQKTEHRSILEVAKSLEKEGHHLTILPVDAHGLVKPADLEAAITPETALISIMAANNEIGTIEPIREIAEICREKNILFHTDAVQALGKIHFSYTDLLFDMMSFSGHKIYGPKGVGALVLGPRVKLSSIKPLFHGGGHQQGMRSGTLDTASIVGLTRALELSLINYKTESVRLTELRDYMIKELSSLKGFTLNGHPTMRLPNNIHFSLGGVTNTDLIQRMPQIAVSSGSACASGSGLPSHVMSAITQDQNRLSSSIRMSLGKSTTKEDVDLAIRCIRDALTL